The proteins below come from a single Hemitrygon akajei unplaced genomic scaffold, sHemAka1.3 Scf000041, whole genome shotgun sequence genomic window:
- the LOC140720365 gene encoding uncharacterized protein, which translates to MAHQRVHTGERPFTCSDCGKGFTHSSTLLVHQRVHTGERPFTCSECGKGFTRSSHLKVHQLVHTGERPFTCSNCGKGYTRSSTLKEHQLVHTGERPFTCSDCGKGFTYSSNLKVHQRVHTGERPFTCSDCGKGFTRSSHLKVHQRFHTGEKQFICSDCGKGFTRSCKLKLHQRVNTGERPFTCSECGKGFTQSFKLKEHQRVHTGERPFTCSDCGKGFTWSSQLKVHQRVHTGERPFTCSDCGKGFTQSSKLKVHQLVHTGERPFTCSECGKGFTRSSDLLVHQRVHTGERPFTCSECGKGFTRSSDLLVHQRVHTGEKPFTCSECGNGFTRSSALLVHQRVHTGERPFTCSECGQGFTRLSHLKVHQRVHTGERPFTCSECGQGFTQSSHLKVHQRVHTGERLITYLDTGRRFSQSSQLYVHH; encoded by the coding sequence atggctcaccagcgagttcacactggggagcggccgttcacctgctcagactgtgggaagggattcactcattcatccaccctactggtacatcagcgagttcacactggagagaggccattcacctgctcagaatgtgggaagggattcactcggtcatcccatctgaaggtacatcagttagttcacactggggagaggccattcacctgctcaaactgtgggaagggatacactcggtcatccactctgaaggaacatcagttagttcacactggggagaggccattcacctgctcggactgtgggaagggattcacttactcatctaatctgaaagtacatcagcgagttcacactggggagaggccattcacctgctcagactgtgggaagggattcactcggtcatcccatctgaaggtacatcagcgatttcacactggggagaagcagttcatctgctcagactgtgggaagggattcactcggtcatgtaaactgaagttacatcagcgagttaacactggggagaggccattcacctgctcagaatgtgggaagggattcacacagtcgtTTAAATTGAAggaacatcagagagttcacactggggagaggccatttacctgctcagactgtgggaagggattcacttggtcatctcaactgaaggtacatcagcgagttcatactggggagaggccgttcacctgctcagactgtgggaagggattcactcagtcatctaaactgaaggtacatcagttagttcacactggggagaggccattcacctgctcagaatgtgggaagggattcactcggtcatctgacctactggtacatcagcgagttcacactggggagaggccattcacctgctcagaatgtgggaagggatttactcggtcatctgacctactggtacatcagcgagttcacactggggagaagccgttcacctgttcagaatgtgggaatggattcactcggtcatctgcccTACtggtgcatcagcgagttcacactggggagaggccattcacctgctcagaatgtgggcagggattcactcggttatcccatctgaaggtacatcagcgagttcacactggggagaggccattcacctgctcagaatgtgggcagggattcactcagtcatcccatctgaaggtacatcagcgagttcacactggggagaggctgatcACCTACTTAGACACTGGGAggagattctctcagtcatctcaactttatgtgcatcattga